A stretch of DNA from Sulfurovum zhangzhouensis:
CCGATCATTAAACTGGTCAATTCACTCTTTTTCCAGGCGATCCAAAAAGGTGCAAGTGATATTCATATTGAGAGCGGTGAACGTAAAGGGGAAGTGCGTCTGCGTATCGATGGGGCCCTTAAAAAACATATTGATCTTGAGAAAAATATAGTGAGTCTCGTGATCAACCGTGTTAAAGTTATCTCTAGTTTGGATATTTCAGAGAAGCGTATCCCTCAAGACGGCCGTACCCAAATTATGATCTCGGGGAAAACGATTGATATCAGGGTTTCTGTTTTGCCTACCTACTATGGCGAAAGAGTGGTAATGAGGATCCTTGCGCAAAGTGAGTATATCCCGAGCCTTGAATCATTAGGATTCCAGCCTGAAATATCAAGAGATCTCTATAGACTGCTCAACCATGCACACGGTATGATTCTGGTTACCGGACCTACGGGTTCAGGTAAGTCAACCACACTGCATGCCTGTCTACAGCATATCACAACACCGGATAAGAATATTATCACGGTAGAAGATCCTGTAGAGTACAATGCAGCAAATATCTCTCAAATCCAGGTCAATACCAAAGTGGGGCTCACTTTTGCAGCGGGACTTCGTTCTATTTTGAGACAGGACCCCGATATTATCATGGTAGGTGAGATCCGTGACACAGAGACTGCAGAAATTGCACTGCGCTCTGCACTTACGGGACACTTGCTGCTTTCTACCCTGCATACCAATGATTCAACATCGGCACTAAGCCGTCTGATTGATATGGATATTGAGAGCTTCCTTATCTCTTCTACACTACTTGGTGTCTTGGCTCAAAGACTGACAAGAAAGCTTTGTCCTGAATGTAAAGTGGCTAAACCGTTGGCTAGCCATATCACGGAAGAACTCAATATCGATCCTGCAAAGATGTATTTTCATGCAGTTGGCTGTAAAGCATGTGACTTTACCGGCTATAAAGGAAGACAGGCGATCGGTGAACTTTTTATGGTTGACGATCATGTCAAAGAGATGATAAAACAAAACGCAAATGATCATGAGATTCGTGAAGCGATGAAATTAAGAGGAATGAGAACGATCGCCGATAAACTCAAAGATATGCTTATAGCCGGTGAAACAAGCTATGAAGAAGCATTGCGTGTCGGACTGATGGATGGATAAAGTACTGTGCTGAATCGTAAAGCTTTTACACTGCTGGAGGTACTGATCTCTATTGCATTGCTTACACTTGTAATGCTTGCTTTGAATCACAGTGTAGCAATACTGCGTGACTCCAACACGCATCTGTTGGATTATCTAAGAACAGCCAAAACAGAAACAAAAGTGCTCAACACCCTCTATAGAGACATTATAGGCTCAGACGGTAATCTTACGATCTCTAAAGATGAGTTTTCAAGGCTCTGTATCGAAGAGACAGCAAATTCACTATATGAACTTCCTTCAGCTAAAGTATGTTGGGTGGTTTTAAAACAGGACAAGACACTTGTGCGTATAGAAGGAAACAATTACGGTCTTCCGGTCGGTAATGAAGAGCAGGTTGAAGTTGATGTATTGGTCAAAAACCTTGAACTGTTTGATATTTATCATGATAAAGACAAAGTCTTGGTTTTAATGAAAGAACGCAGCAAAGAAGCTATGGGATTCATGATACAGGGGATTAAAAAATACGAACCTGAAAAGAAAGATAACAACACAACCACACCTACCGCTGCACAGCCTCTAAGTATAGATTCCCGTACCAATTAAACGATCAAAAAATTTGTTACAATACTTACTACCACTTAGAGGAGTAAGCGATGTCAAAGAGCTATGAAAAACTAGGTCTTTTCTACTTAGGAAAAGATGTTGATAAAGAGACGATGCAGGCAACACAAGCTCTGACTTTGTTAAAGAATAAAAACTTTACGACACATGCAGCGATCATAGGTATGACGGGATCGGGTAAAACAGGTTTGGGTATCGGGATTATAGAAGAGGCCGCTCTGGATAATATCCCTTCGATCATCATAGACCCAAAAGGAGACATGGGTAACCTCTGTTTAAGTGATCCAAGTTTTAGTACAAACTCTTTTGAGCCATGGGTAGCGGATGAAGCACACAGTAAAAACGAAGATGTAACCTCCTATGCACAGGCAACGGCAAAGCAATGGAAAGAGGGAATAGAAAGTTGGGATCAGGATAGTGAGCGTGTAAAGAAGTTTCATGACATTAAAAAAACGATCTATACGCCGGGGAGTTCAGCGGGTGTTGCGGTCAATGTAATGAATTCTCTTACAAGTCCGTCTTTGGAGGTAATGGAACAGAGCGATACACTGGCTGCTTATCTCAAAAGCACCGTTACAGGCCTTCTTTCATTTATAGGAATGAATGTTGATCCGCTGGAGTCAAAAGAGTATATCCTTTTGGCCCAGATACTTTCAAAGTCCTGGGTGAATCAAGAGGAGTTAAGCATCGACCGTTTGATCGGGAAAATCATCAGTCCCTCATTTGATCACATAGGAGTCCTTCGGCTTGAGGATTTTTATCCTCAGGAAGAACGGTTTACACTGGCAACAAAATTTAATACACTGCTTGCCTCCCCAAGTTTTGCCCAATGGCTTACAGGGGATGAACTTGATATTCAAAAACTGCTTTATGATGAGAACGGCAAGGCAAAAATAGCTATCTTCTCCATCTCGCATCTTAATGATAACGAACGCATGTTTTTTGTCACGTTATTGCTTAACAGATATATTGCTTGGATGAGACTCCAAAGCGGTACATCGACGCTTAAAACAATACTCTATATGGATGAGATATTCGGATTTTTCCCTCCTACGAAGAACCCGCCGAGCAAAGAGCCTATGCTGTTGCTTCTAAAACAAGCGCGTGCCTTTGGCGTTGGTATCGTACTTAGTACACAAAACCCTGTAGATATAGACTATAAAGGTTTATCAAATATCGGAACATGGTTCATAGGACGTTTACAGACTACTCAGGATATCGATAGAGTCATAGAAGGGCTTGGTGGGAAAATAGACTCTGAGTTTTCAAAAAATGAGATCAGAAGCATTTTATCTCATCTTACAAAACGAACCTTTTTTCTAAAAAGTGCACATTTAGATCATATCCGGTTGTTTACCACTAGATGGGCACTCTCTTATCTTAAAGGGCCGCTTACCCGTGTAGAAATTTCACTACTAATGCAGGGCAAGAAGTTAAAACAAAACAGTGAAAAGAGTCAAGCACTCTCCAATGAGACTATGGGACAGGACTTTGAACCTTATCAGAAAGTAGATGCTACTATTCCCCAGTATTATGCCCCTGATGTTACGGAGAAAAATCATTTTGTACCAAGTCTGTGTGCAAAGGCAAAAGTCCACTTTTTTCAGGATAGAAGATCGATCGATGAAGTATATGAGTATCTCTTGGAACTTACACTTGATCCCAAAGAACTGCGTATTGATTGGACAGCATCAAGAGAGATCGACGAGGATTTTTCTGTGTATGCACACACGGCACCGCAAAAGGCAAAATTCGGAGCACTGCCGAAGACGCTTTTAGAGGATAAAGGACTGAAGAATGCTGCAAGTGCATTGGAAGAGTATCTCTATCGAACAAAAGAGCTAGAGCTTTTTAGATGCATATCACCTAAATTGGAATCAAAAGCAGGAGAGAGTCGTACAGACTTTATTATACGACTGCAAGACATCCTGAATGAATCCAAAGAGCAGGAGATAGAAAAACTTCAGGAACAATACTCTAAAAAAGAGAAGATGCTTCTTGATCGTCTTGCCCGTGCAAAAGAGCGTGTTGAGAAAGAATCGGAAGATTCGCAAAGTTCTATGATAGAGACGGGAATTGCGATACTTGGAGCGCTTTTTGGAAAAACAACACCTACTAAAATAGGCACAGCTGTTAGAAAAGGTAGCAAAGTACTTAAAGAGCGCGGTGAGATGAGTAGGGCCGCAGAACGTGTCGCTGAAGTTGAAACAGCTTTGGAAGATCTGGAGTATGAACTGGAAGATAAAATAGACCTTTTGGATGGAAAATACCGTATAGAAAACTATGAGATTGAACGTTTTAGTATTAAGCCGAGAAAGAGTGATATTGTGATTGAGGAATGTGCAGTGATATGGAGGACACTATAAAAAATGCAGTATAAAAATCCTATTGATCATTAAAATTAATTATGATATTATATTACAAAAAGGATGATACTTTTAGTTTTATAATAATTCAATAGAAAGGGGGGAGGCTAAGATGGAAATCTTTACAAATATAAAAACAGGTAAAACGGTGATGCGAGATGCTCCTCAGGAGAGTAAAGTTGCGTATGATGGAAAAATGATGATCGTCGAGATTGACAACGAGGGAATCATTACGTATGCCAATCGTACCTTAAGGGATATGCTTGATTATGATAAAGAGGAAATAGTAGGACTTCCATATGCTGTAAGCTTTCATCCCGATATGCCTGAGGGACTTTACAAGCAGGCATTTGATGTGGCAAATGAAGGGAAAATATGGTCAGGTTATGAAAAGTCCATCACACGGAATGGTCAGTATTTCTGGACAGCTGTTTGCGTGCAGCCAAAATATGAAATGGACAAGTCGATTAACGGATATATTATCAGAAAAAAACTGCCGGAAGAAGATGTAATCAAAGAAGTACAAAAAGAGTATAGCAGACTTGCGACACTCGACTTAGCAGAGTGCAGCAGTGAGTTCTGCGGAGAACTGAATTTTCATTAAAAAGAGAAGTTGAACCGGAATTAGCCTTTGCTTCCCGGTTTGATTGCTTCACTTTCTCCGCTTTTGCACATTGGACACTCTTCTGGTGTATAGATTTCAAATGTAAAATCACCTAAAGAGAAAAACGGTACATCAGCTGGAAGTTGACACTCTGGCTTAGCTTCCATATCGCTACCCTCTCTATGACAAAATCCTCTGTTCGCTATAGAAGCAAATGCAACAATCTTACCGCCTAGTTCCTCTATCGCTTTTGCCGCTTTCAATGCTGAACCACCAGTAGTGATGATATCTTCACAGATAATTACCTTTTCTCCTTCGGCGATCTCAAAACCACGTCTGAGCTCCATACCGCCCTCTTTCTTTTCAACAAAGATAGAACGGACGTCAAGTGATCTAGCCAGTTCATATCCGGCTAGTACTCCACCAAGTGCAGGTGCACATACGGTCTCTACCTCAATGCCTGCTTCTTTAATCATGGCCGCAAGAGCATCAGTAAGCTCAGATGCTTTTTTAGGATATTCAAGTACCTTTGCACTTTGAAGATATCTGTTTGAATGGTTACCGCTTGCTAGAAGAAAGTGTCCTTCCAGTAATGCATTTGCGTCTTTGTAGGCTTGCTCTACGTTCATTTTATACCTTTAGGATATCTGCTTCTTTTGCTTTTAAAACTTCTTCGATTTTTGCTATATGCTCATCAGTAATCTTCTGGATCTGTTCTTGAGCTCTTTTTGAATCATCTTCACTGATCTCTTTATCTTTTTCAAGTTTTTTGATCTTATCGTTTCCGTCTTTTCTTACGTTTCTTACAGATACTTTTGCATGCTCAGTCATTGATTTAGCTTGTTTGACAATATCTTGACGTTGTTCTACCGTCATTGGTGGGAAGAAAAGCTTGATAAAATCTCCATCGTTATTCGGATTCACTCCGATGTTTGCTTCCTGGATCGCTTTTTCAATAGGTCCTAAAAGTGTTTTTTCCCATGGTGTGATGGAAATTGTTGTAGCATCAGTTGCAATTACACTCCCTACCTGGTTAAGTGGAGTAGGGTTTCCGTAGTAATTTACTTTGATATTGTCTACGATAGCAGTAGTAACTTTACCGGTTCTCAATGTTCCAAAGTCGCGCTTAAGTGCTTCAATACTTTTATCCATATTTGTTTTGGTCTGTTCAAATACCTCATTTACCATATCGTTGCTCCTTGGTATAAATTAAGGAATTTTACCCTTTTTTACCTTTTTTAGTACTTCATGGTGTGGAGAGAAAGGTGATTATTGATGATATTGGAAGAGTAATCAAATGATTAGCCAAGAAGAGTGATCTTCTTGGAAAAATAATTACTGAGCAGGTGCTACAGGAGCTGCAGGCGTGTTTGTTTCTGCTGGAGTAAGAGGAACTGCAGGTGTATTGTTCCCTGTAGATGTAATCTCCATAGTGTCTGCTACAGAACGTTTGTTTTCACTTGTATAAAGGTATCCAAGTGCCAGTGTATTGATGATCAATAGCAGTGCCAACGTAAAAGTAAATTTTGTTAAAAATCCAGTTGGACCTTTCGCCCCAAATACTGACTCGTTGCTTCCGCTGTATGCACCAAGTCCGATACTTGAACTTTTTTGAAGGAGAACGGCAATGGTAATTAAAATAGCCAATACTATTTGTATAATCAAAAGTGTAGATGTCATTAATGCCTCTTTTTAAAATATGAGTAGCCCAAATGAATTTTGGGTATAATGGCGCGATTATATCTAAAAAATTATGAAATAGCGATGAAGATGGAGAAGGTGTGCCAAATAAAGTCAAGAAACAACCTAGTGCAGTAAAAGGATTTTCAAGATTTGCGCATACCTATGAGCAATATAATATGATACAGGCCGAAGTAGCAAAACAGCTTGTCTCCGGTTTGGAAAAGAAGCATTATTCAACCATCATAGATATTGGTTGCGGGAGCGGTGCTGTAATTAAAAATCTTGAAAAAAGATCTATTGGTTTTGATAAATTCATAGCAGTTGACCTTTCTGAAGAGATGCTTTCATTACATCCTTCCGAAGAGAATATCATGAAATGTTGTGTGGATTTTAACAGACAAGAGTCATTTGATAAATTAAGTCATGACAAAGAGGCTATAGTTATCTCATCTTCAGCTTTGCAATGGAGCAAAGATCTGGATCTAACTTTCTCTTGCCTCTCTAAAATTGGGAAGAAGGCATATTTTGCGGTCTTTACCTCAGGGACATTTAAAACACTGCACAAAAATGCAGGTATCACATCACCCATTTATCAAGAAGAAGTAGTGAAGAAAGTGATTTCAAAGTACTATAATGCAAACTTTATACTGCAGTCTTATCAATTAACCTTTCCAAATGTCAAAGAGATGTTCCGTTATATTCAAAAAAGCGGTGTAAGCGGTGGAGAGAGACAGCTTGGATATAAAAAGATGAAGCGTTTGATGGAAGAGTATCCTTTGGATTATCTAGAGTTTGAAGTCCTTTTTGTGGATGCTACACCTCTGTAGCAGAGTGTTTAAGAAAAAACTTCTTTTCAACTCCATATAATCCATATCTGACCTCTTTGGCAATCTCTGATAATACCGGGTCAATGAGTTTAAAACTCTCTTCCAGTACTCTAGCAGACTCTTGGGCCCTTGAAAAATTTGCAATAACAAGATCCGTGACACTGCTGCGCTTTAATTCACTTTCAATGCTCTTTTTTTGTACATCATTTTCGATATCTCTAAAATATAGCCGCTCTTGTGAATAGATGATTTGTAATTTGTGTCGAA
This window harbors:
- a CDS encoding GspE/PulE family protein, producing the protein MHFSRLQDVDLEALWEEEINHKLAIKHSLLFSIVEGDKATIVEEKSLADALNYLSKLDLDYPIYLVDADSFTRLKNKFLEIQTGSDFEEMSTTSEELIEVEADLLEFIRRSQDLLASEESAPIIKLVNSLFFQAIQKGASDIHIESGERKGEVRLRIDGALKKHIDLEKNIVSLVINRVKVISSLDISEKRIPQDGRTQIMISGKTIDIRVSVLPTYYGERVVMRILAQSEYIPSLESLGFQPEISRDLYRLLNHAHGMILVTGPTGSGKSTTLHACLQHITTPDKNIITVEDPVEYNAANISQIQVNTKVGLTFAAGLRSILRQDPDIIMVGEIRDTETAEIALRSALTGHLLLSTLHTNDSTSALSRLIDMDIESFLISSTLLGVLAQRLTRKLCPECKVAKPLASHITEELNIDPAKMYFHAVGCKACDFTGYKGRQAIGELFMVDDHVKEMIKQNANDHEIREAMKLRGMRTIADKLKDMLIAGETSYEEALRVGLMDG
- a CDS encoding PulJ/GspJ family protein, yielding MLNRKAFTLLEVLISIALLTLVMLALNHSVAILRDSNTHLLDYLRTAKTETKVLNTLYRDIIGSDGNLTISKDEFSRLCIEETANSLYELPSAKVCWVVLKQDKTLVRIEGNNYGLPVGNEEQVEVDVLVKNLELFDIYHDKDKVLVLMKERSKEAMGFMIQGIKKYEPEKKDNNTTTPTAAQPLSIDSRTN
- a CDS encoding ATP-binding protein, whose product is MSKSYEKLGLFYLGKDVDKETMQATQALTLLKNKNFTTHAAIIGMTGSGKTGLGIGIIEEAALDNIPSIIIDPKGDMGNLCLSDPSFSTNSFEPWVADEAHSKNEDVTSYAQATAKQWKEGIESWDQDSERVKKFHDIKKTIYTPGSSAGVAVNVMNSLTSPSLEVMEQSDTLAAYLKSTVTGLLSFIGMNVDPLESKEYILLAQILSKSWVNQEELSIDRLIGKIISPSFDHIGVLRLEDFYPQEERFTLATKFNTLLASPSFAQWLTGDELDIQKLLYDENGKAKIAIFSISHLNDNERMFFVTLLLNRYIAWMRLQSGTSTLKTILYMDEIFGFFPPTKNPPSKEPMLLLLKQARAFGVGIVLSTQNPVDIDYKGLSNIGTWFIGRLQTTQDIDRVIEGLGGKIDSEFSKNEIRSILSHLTKRTFFLKSAHLDHIRLFTTRWALSYLKGPLTRVEISLLMQGKKLKQNSEKSQALSNETMGQDFEPYQKVDATIPQYYAPDVTEKNHFVPSLCAKAKVHFFQDRRSIDEVYEYLLELTLDPKELRIDWTASREIDEDFSVYAHTAPQKAKFGALPKTLLEDKGLKNAASALEEYLYRTKELELFRCISPKLESKAGESRTDFIIRLQDILNESKEQEIEKLQEQYSKKEKMLLDRLARAKERVEKESEDSQSSMIETGIAILGALFGKTTPTKIGTAVRKGSKVLKERGEMSRAAERVAEVETALEDLEYELEDKIDLLDGKYRIENYEIERFSIKPRKSDIVIEECAVIWRTL
- a CDS encoding PAS domain-containing protein is translated as MEIFTNIKTGKTVMRDAPQESKVAYDGKMMIVEIDNEGIITYANRTLRDMLDYDKEEIVGLPYAVSFHPDMPEGLYKQAFDVANEGKIWSGYEKSITRNGQYFWTAVCVQPKYEMDKSINGYIIRKKLPEEDVIKEVQKEYSRLATLDLAECSSEFCGELNFH
- the pyrE gene encoding orotate phosphoribosyltransferase, whose protein sequence is MNVEQAYKDANALLEGHFLLASGNHSNRYLQSAKVLEYPKKASELTDALAAMIKEAGIEVETVCAPALGGVLAGYELARSLDVRSIFVEKKEGGMELRRGFEIAEGEKVIICEDIITTGGSALKAAKAIEELGGKIVAFASIANRGFCHREGSDMEAKPECQLPADVPFFSLGDFTFEIYTPEECPMCKSGESEAIKPGSKG
- the frr gene encoding ribosome recycling factor, whose product is MVNEVFEQTKTNMDKSIEALKRDFGTLRTGKVTTAIVDNIKVNYYGNPTPLNQVGSVIATDATTISITPWEKTLLGPIEKAIQEANIGVNPNNDGDFIKLFFPPMTVEQRQDIVKQAKSMTEHAKVSVRNVRKDGNDKIKKLEKDKEISEDDSKRAQEQIQKITDEHIAKIEEVLKAKEADILKV
- the secG gene encoding preprotein translocase subunit SecG translates to MTSTLLIIQIVLAILITIAVLLQKSSSIGLGAYSGSNESVFGAKGPTGFLTKFTFTLALLLIINTLALGYLYTSENKRSVADTMEITSTGNNTPAVPLTPAETNTPAAPVAPAQ
- a CDS encoding methyltransferase domain-containing protein, translating into MPNKVKKQPSAVKGFSRFAHTYEQYNMIQAEVAKQLVSGLEKKHYSTIIDIGCGSGAVIKNLEKRSIGFDKFIAVDLSEEMLSLHPSEENIMKCCVDFNRQESFDKLSHDKEAIVISSSALQWSKDLDLTFSCLSKIGKKAYFAVFTSGTFKTLHKNAGITSPIYQEEVVKKVISKYYNANFILQSYQLTFPNVKEMFRYIQKSGVSGGERQLGYKKMKRLMEEYPLDYLEFEVLFVDATPL
- a CDS encoding thiamine-phosphate pyrophosphorylase translates to MNKSETSEKVARLIDANLNRLKEGIRVIEDINRYIYDDASLTSELKSLRHKLQIIYSQERLYFRDIENDVQKKSIESELKRSSVTDLVIANFSRAQESARVLEESFKLIDPVLSEIAKEVRYGLYGVEKKFFLKHSATEV